In Morganella morganii, the following are encoded in one genomic region:
- a CDS encoding TRAP transporter small permease → MKNLVALINKGLAVFTICLSAFLVFCVTWQVLSRYILSSPSTITDELARYLFMWVAMIGAAYTTGQHRHLAIDLLVMKLSGARKQFVSLFIQIAIIAFAGIVLVYGGSTLVSSTLESGQITPALGWQMGYIYLCLPISGLLMIMYALVDIFSLFQPGSANTELTDSH, encoded by the coding sequence ATGAAAAACCTTGTAGCGCTGATTAATAAAGGGCTTGCTGTTTTTACTATCTGTTTATCAGCATTCCTGGTGTTCTGTGTGACATGGCAGGTGTTATCCCGCTATATCCTCAGCTCCCCGAGTACCATTACTGATGAACTCGCCCGTTACCTTTTTATGTGGGTCGCCATGATTGGTGCGGCTTACACCACAGGACAACACCGGCACCTCGCGATTGATCTTCTCGTTATGAAACTGTCAGGTGCAAGAAAGCAGTTTGTCAGTTTATTTATCCAGATTGCCATTATTGCCTTTGCAGGCATTGTGCTGGTGTACGGCGGCAGCACACTGGTCTCTTCCACACTGGAAAGCGGTCAGATCACCCCGGCACTGGGCTGGCAGATGGGTTACATCTATCTCTGTTTACCAATCAGCGGCTTACTGATGATTATGTATGCACTGGTTGATATCTTTTCACTCTTTCAGCCGGGTTCAGCAAATACTGAACTGACTGACAGCCATTAA
- a CDS encoding TRAP transporter substrate-binding protein — protein sequence MKNSKRILSTVIGAVFALSATQAFAATTLKLSHNQNRDHAVHKAMTQFADDVKTKTNGDVRIRIYPDAQLGNQRESMELMQNGALDIVKSNAAELEAFSPAYSVFNLPYLFRDKPHYEKIIYGDIGQEILDSSKDSGFVGLTYYDAGARSFYAKKPIRTPDDLKGLKIRVQPSPTAISMVKALGGNPTPLAYGELYTALQQGVVDAAENNIPSYTLSRHSEVTKFFSLDEHTMVPDVLVMSTKSLDKLTPEQQEIVKQAAKDSAQTMAKLWEASEKEERAKVEKQGVEFITVDKVTFQDAVKPMYDDIAKSNPELSKMADRIRDVK from the coding sequence GTGAAAAACAGCAAACGTATCCTCAGCACTGTTATCGGCGCGGTATTTGCTCTCAGCGCTACCCAGGCTTTCGCCGCCACCACGCTGAAACTCAGCCATAACCAGAACCGTGATCATGCTGTTCACAAAGCCATGACACAGTTTGCGGATGACGTAAAAACCAAAACAAACGGTGACGTCCGCATCCGTATCTACCCGGACGCGCAATTGGGCAACCAGCGTGAATCCATGGAATTAATGCAGAACGGTGCACTGGATATCGTCAAATCCAATGCTGCTGAACTGGAAGCTTTCTCACCGGCTTACTCCGTCTTTAACCTGCCTTACCTGTTCCGTGACAAACCACACTACGAAAAAATTATCTACGGTGATATCGGACAGGAGATCCTCGACTCCAGCAAAGACAGCGGGTTTGTCGGTCTGACTTACTATGATGCGGGCGCGCGCAGCTTCTATGCCAAGAAACCTATCCGCACACCGGACGATCTGAAAGGTCTGAAAATCCGCGTACAGCCGAGCCCGACGGCTATCTCAATGGTAAAAGCACTCGGCGGTAACCCGACCCCGCTGGCTTACGGTGAACTCTATACCGCCTTACAGCAGGGCGTGGTGGATGCGGCAGAAAACAATATCCCGTCCTATACACTGAGCCGTCACAGCGAAGTCACCAAGTTCTTCTCTCTGGATGAGCATACAATGGTGCCGGATGTGCTGGTGATGTCGACCAAATCACTGGATAAGCTGACACCGGAACAGCAGGAAATTGTGAAGCAGGCAGCCAAAGACTCCGCACAGACAATGGCGAAACTCTGGGAAGCCTCAGAGAAAGAAGAACGTGCGAAAGTTGAGAAGCAGGGTGTTGAATTTATCACCGTTGATAAAGTCACCTTCCAGGATGCGGTAAAACCGATGTATGACGATATTGCCAAGTCCAACCCTGAGTTATCCAAAATGGCAGATCGTATCCGCGACGTGAAATAA
- a CDS encoding FCD domain-containing protein: MTQFIESKRPYQEVGHALRQMITNMHYAVGDKLPPEREIAEMLSVSRTVVREALIMLELENLIEVRKGSGIYITDLPHQKDGYTDNGSLNAAGPFELLQARQLLESNIAEFAATQATPVDIANMRSALQRERDELKTGEDETGDREFHLAIAQATHNSMLVELLKQSWAWRENNPMWLKLHTRITNKDYRKEWMTDHQVILAAMIKKDPAAAKEAMWQHLENVKQRLLELSDVDDPDFDGYLFNSYPVDLVRN, translated from the coding sequence ATGACTCAATTTATCGAATCAAAACGTCCTTATCAGGAAGTTGGCCACGCATTGCGTCAGATGATCACCAATATGCACTATGCTGTGGGTGATAAGCTTCCTCCTGAGCGCGAAATTGCTGAGATGCTCAGTGTGTCCCGTACCGTGGTACGCGAGGCACTTATTATGCTGGAACTGGAAAACCTGATAGAGGTCCGTAAAGGATCCGGTATCTATATTACTGACCTGCCGCATCAGAAAGACGGTTATACGGATAACGGTTCGCTCAATGCCGCCGGTCCGTTTGAGCTGTTACAGGCGCGGCAGCTGCTGGAAAGCAATATCGCGGAATTTGCCGCCACCCAGGCCACACCGGTGGATATCGCCAATATGCGCAGTGCCCTGCAGCGGGAACGCGACGAACTGAAAACCGGGGAAGATGAAACCGGCGACCGCGAGTTTCACCTGGCCATCGCGCAGGCGACCCATAACAGCATGCTGGTGGAGTTACTGAAACAATCCTGGGCATGGCGGGAAAACAACCCGATGTGGCTGAAGCTGCATACGCGCATCACCAATAAAGATTACCGCAAAGAGTGGATGACCGATCACCAGGTGATCCTCGCCGCCATGATTAAGAAAGACCCGGCGGCGGCCAAAGAAGCCATGTGGCAGCATCTGGAAAATGTAAAACAGCGCCTGCTGGAGCTGTCGGATGTCGATGACCCGGACTTTGATGGTTATCTGTTCAATTCCTACCCTGTTGACCTGGTGCGGAACTGA
- a CDS encoding trans-sulfuration enzyme family protein, translating into MSKKIATVLIHGGQQQDKVNHAIFPAITTASTFVQTSLSEHGEYAYSRVSNPTRHAYETLLADVEEGTYATATASGVAAAALVLNIFPQGSHIIAMKGVYGGTFRLFERVAKENCGHEFDYVDLNDLAAVRSKIKDNTRMIWIESPTNPLLELVDIEAICGLAREHNIVTCIDNTFATPWNQKPLTMGADLIMVSSSKYIGGHSDLIGGAVITNRDDLAERLNFLKTTTGAIASPFDAYLALRGLKTLALRMAAQCSNAQAVAEFLSGHDKIEKVFYPGLKDHPQYELCKKQMRTGGAVVTIQLKGGLAETEAFVKKLRYFVLAESLGGVESMVNHSATMSHGSMTREERESIGVFDSTLRLSVGIEDIGDLLADLQQALA; encoded by the coding sequence ATGAGTAAGAAAATTGCCACTGTGCTGATCCACGGCGGACAGCAGCAGGATAAAGTAAACCATGCTATTTTCCCGGCGATCACCACCGCCAGTACGTTTGTGCAGACCAGCCTGAGCGAACACGGCGAATATGCCTATTCCCGCGTCAGTAACCCGACCCGCCACGCCTATGAAACACTGCTGGCCGATGTCGAGGAAGGGACTTACGCCACCGCGACCGCCTCCGGTGTAGCTGCTGCGGCACTGGTGCTGAATATCTTCCCGCAGGGCTCCCATATTATTGCGATGAAAGGCGTGTACGGCGGGACATTCCGTCTGTTTGAGCGCGTGGCAAAAGAGAACTGCGGCCATGAGTTCGATTATGTTGATCTCAATGATTTAGCCGCAGTACGCAGCAAAATCAAAGACAATACCCGCATGATCTGGATAGAAAGCCCGACCAACCCGTTACTGGAACTGGTTGATATTGAAGCCATCTGCGGACTGGCCAGAGAACACAATATCGTAACCTGCATCGATAACACCTTCGCGACACCGTGGAACCAGAAGCCCCTGACCATGGGTGCGGATCTGATCATGGTCTCCTCCAGTAAATATATCGGTGGTCACTCTGACTTGATCGGCGGCGCGGTGATCACTAACCGTGACGATCTCGCGGAAAGACTGAATTTCCTGAAAACCACCACCGGCGCGATTGCCTCTCCGTTTGATGCTTATCTCGCTCTGCGCGGCCTGAAAACCCTGGCACTGCGGATGGCGGCACAATGCAGCAATGCACAGGCCGTGGCGGAATTCCTGTCCGGTCACGACAAGATTGAAAAAGTATTTTATCCGGGCCTGAAAGATCATCCGCAATATGAGTTATGCAAAAAACAGATGCGCACCGGCGGTGCCGTGGTCACTATTCAGCTGAAAGGCGGCCTCGCAGAAACCGAAGCATTTGTGAAAAAACTGCGCTATTTTGTGCTCGCTGAATCGCTGGGCGGCGTGGAAAGCATGGTGAATCACTCCGCGACCATGTCCCACGGCTCCATGACCCGCGAAGAGCGCGAATCCATCGGTGTTTTTGACAGCACACTGCGTTTGTCTGTCGGCATCGAAGATATCGGCGATTTACTGGCTGATTTACAGCAGGCTCTGGCCTGA
- a CDS encoding Na+/H+ antiporter NhaC family protein, which yields MQDYGIWTVITPVVTIILAICTRQVILSLLIGILVGFTVIHDHNLLLGIRATLEGIIDVFKSSGNAKTIIFMLMIGGIMRLVVVTGGVRALVRLLTNKTQIIKGRKGVQLLAVIITSLIFIESSINQLVSGASTKALAKKYGVPPEKMSYIIQTACVSVCSSAMINGWGAAMMGVIGVQISQGLITGEPFDILAHSMVYNIMAWFSLASILFYIFSNVSWGPMRKAEMRAQALISSADVITGTPEETHDEPEDDKDIIDHPNCHTSLNFFIPILSTILMVPVALYITGDGEFSKGSGSTSVYWGVMFGTAVSFVWFLARRVMNVDTFFKELYIGYANMIKISSVMILAFLMGSVSSDLNTGAYIAQVTSGVIAPGFSVGFIFLISAIMSLATGTSWGTFAIMIPIGVQLGLSVGMPPEYMIGAAIAGSIFGDMTSPISSDAIVASMATDCDHIEHIRTQMPYAVLTASFALAVYLWLGFTY from the coding sequence ATGCAGGACTATGGTATCTGGACGGTCATTACCCCGGTCGTCACAATTATTCTGGCCATCTGTACCCGTCAGGTGATTTTATCACTGCTGATCGGGATACTTGTCGGCTTTACTGTTATTCATGATCACAACCTCTTACTGGGGATCCGCGCGACCCTCGAAGGGATTATTGATGTCTTTAAATCATCAGGAAACGCCAAAACCATCATCTTTATGCTGATGATTGGCGGGATTATGCGGCTGGTCGTGGTGACCGGCGGTGTACGGGCGCTTGTCCGCCTGCTGACCAACAAAACGCAGATCATCAAAGGCCGCAAAGGTGTTCAGCTGCTGGCGGTGATTATCACGTCCCTGATTTTTATCGAAAGCTCGATTAACCAGCTGGTTTCCGGTGCTTCCACCAAAGCGCTGGCAAAAAAATACGGCGTGCCGCCGGAGAAAATGTCTTACATCATCCAGACCGCCTGTGTGTCTGTCTGTTCTTCCGCCATGATCAACGGCTGGGGTGCGGCAATGATGGGCGTTATCGGTGTGCAGATCTCTCAGGGGCTGATCACCGGCGAACCGTTTGATATCCTGGCACATTCCATGGTTTACAACATCATGGCCTGGTTCTCACTCGCCAGCATTCTGTTCTATATCTTCAGTAATGTCTCCTGGGGACCGATGCGCAAAGCAGAAATGCGTGCGCAGGCACTCATCAGCTCTGCGGATGTTATCACCGGTACACCGGAAGAAACGCACGACGAGCCGGAAGATGATAAAGACATTATTGATCATCCGAACTGCCATACTTCACTGAACTTCTTTATCCCGATCCTTTCCACCATTCTGATGGTGCCGGTCGCGCTGTATATCACCGGTGACGGCGAGTTCAGCAAAGGCAGTGGTTCCACCTCGGTTTACTGGGGCGTAATGTTCGGGACGGCGGTGTCATTTGTCTGGTTCCTGGCGCGCCGCGTGATGAATGTCGATACCTTCTTTAAAGAGCTCTATATCGGCTATGCCAATATGATTAAAATCAGCTCGGTGATGATCCTCGCCTTCCTGATGGGCTCTGTCTCTTCCGACCTTAACACCGGTGCCTATATTGCTCAGGTGACATCAGGGGTTATCGCGCCGGGCTTCTCTGTCGGCTTTATCTTCCTGATCAGTGCCATTATGTCACTGGCGACCGGCACCTCCTGGGGTACATTCGCCATCATGATCCCGATTGGTGTGCAGCTGGGTCTGTCTGTCGGTATGCCGCCGGAATATATGATTGGTGCGGCTATCGCCGGGTCTATCTTTGGTGATATGACCTCCCCTATCTCCAGTGATGCGATCGTGGCATCGATGGCGACAGACTGTGACCATATTGAGCATATCCGTACCCAGATGCCGTATGCGGTATTAACCGCGAGTTTTGCGCTGGCCGTCTATCTCTGGTTAGGATTCACCTACTGA